A genomic stretch from Phycisphaerae bacterium includes:
- a CDS encoding aromatic ring-hydroxylating dioxygenase subunit alpha, whose translation MTMHESVRDIVGIYDASASLARAYTIPAPWYVDPRIDAQERAAVFGRTWQYVGRVDQLAAPGSFITADVAGEPIVIVRGADNTLRAFFNVCRHHAALVACEPAGACSVLQCPYHGWTYGLDGALKGMPEFEGVENFAKSDNGLVPVRVETWENFVFVNLSDKGGRKGPHDGGSLTEYLGDAVDRIAPLGLSKLHFFERRSYALNCNWKVYVDNYLDGGYHVPHLHKSLSTVLEYKDYLIENGPRYCLQWSPMKTGKDAATAAVRKGDMAYYYWFYPNFMLNWYEGVMDTNLVLPLGIDKCLVVFDFYFDQVAGDAETRNRQSIAVAERVQQEDVDICESVQRGLTSRAYVAGRLSVRREAGEHLFHRLLHADLSAADRG comes from the coding sequence ATGACCATGCACGAATCCGTCAGGGACATTGTCGGCATCTACGACGCCTCGGCTTCGCTGGCGCGAGCCTACACGATTCCCGCGCCGTGGTATGTCGATCCGCGCATCGACGCGCAGGAGCGCGCCGCCGTGTTCGGGCGCACGTGGCAATATGTTGGTCGCGTGGATCAGCTCGCCGCACCGGGGAGCTTTATCACCGCCGATGTCGCCGGGGAGCCGATTGTCATTGTTCGCGGGGCCGACAACACCTTGCGGGCTTTTTTCAACGTCTGTCGCCACCACGCTGCGCTGGTGGCCTGCGAACCGGCGGGGGCATGCAGCGTTTTGCAGTGTCCCTATCACGGCTGGACGTATGGCTTGGATGGGGCGCTCAAGGGGATGCCGGAGTTTGAGGGCGTCGAGAACTTCGCGAAGAGTGACAACGGACTTGTGCCGGTTCGCGTGGAAACATGGGAGAACTTCGTTTTTGTGAATCTCTCTGATAAGGGCGGGCGAAAAGGGCCGCACGACGGGGGGTCGCTGACGGAGTATCTCGGCGACGCGGTGGATCGAATCGCGCCGCTGGGCCTGTCCAAGCTGCACTTTTTCGAGCGGCGGAGCTATGCGCTGAACTGCAACTGGAAGGTGTACGTCGACAACTACCTCGACGGCGGCTACCACGTGCCGCACCTGCACAAAAGCCTGAGCACGGTGCTGGAATATAAGGATTATTTGATCGAAAACGGCCCGCGGTATTGCCTCCAATGGAGTCCGATGAAGACGGGCAAGGACGCCGCGACGGCCGCCGTTCGCAAGGGTGACATGGCGTACTACTACTGGTTCTATCCGAACTTCATGCTGAATTGGTACGAGGGAGTCATGGATACGAACCTCGTCCTGCCGCTCGGCATCGACAAGTGCCTGGTCGTCTTCGATTTCTACTTCGACCAGGTGGCCGGCGACGCCGAGACGCGCAACCGCCAGAGCATCGCCGTCGCCGAGCGCGTCCAGCAGGAGGACGTGGATATCTGCGAATCCGTGCAGCGCGGCCTGACGAGCCGGGCGTACGTCGCCGGGCGGCTCAGCGTCCGCCGCGAGGCGGGGGAGCATCTGTTCCACCGCTTATTACATGCGGACCTTTCCGCGGCTGATCGCGGTTGA
- a CDS encoding helix-turn-helix transcriptional regulator, whose amino-acid sequence MPTKPQHARRYRTVPNLIRELRVEAGLTQRALGKRLSLPQSWVYKCETGIRRMDIAEFCDWCKACGIEPVIGLRRFLRTD is encoded by the coding sequence ATGCCGACAAAGCCCCAGCACGCTCGACGCTATCGCACAGTCCCTAATCTGATTCGTGAACTACGTGTGGAAGCCGGGCTAACGCAACGCGCGCTCGGCAAACGGCTAAGTCTTCCGCAATCATGGGTTTACAAGTGTGAAACCGGCATCCGCCGTATGGACATCGCTGAATTCTGCGATTGGTGCAAGGCCTGCGGTATTGAGCCGGTCATCGGTCTTCGCCGATTCCTGCGCACCGATTGA
- a CDS encoding helix-turn-helix domain-containing protein: MDAAQHAALATSQRLAITADEVAELLGISRAHLWKLHSSGRLPRPIRLGRAVRWSVSEIQAWLAAGAPPRERWETVRSTSR, translated from the coding sequence ATGGATGCCGCGCAACATGCCGCACTCGCCACCAGTCAGCGTCTCGCGATTACGGCGGACGAAGTGGCGGAACTCCTCGGTATCAGCCGCGCCCACCTGTGGAAGCTCCACAGCAGCGGCAGATTGCCCCGCCCTATCCGGCTGGGTCGCGCTGTCCGCTGGAGTGTGAGCGAAATCCAGGCGTGGCTCGCGGCTGGCGCCCCGCCGCGTGAGCGCTGGGAAACCGTGCGATCCACTTCGCGATAG
- a CDS encoding strawberry notch family protein, whose protein sequence is MLDFALRFAAMLEADPSMSFDNPAIERLSREVFGSTAGHARDAYDAAEAGMNIYLNRLGVDFDDVPSSLKVLLALQDRMPRQTRRDETQIEFQQFSTPPAEGLLVVKAAALCSGMTALEPSAGTGNIAVLARLAGADVDTNEIDERRKNLLSLQGFEPTSVDAERLDNLLPADKFYDVIVMNPPFSATGGRVRGHSTQFAARHVEQALLRLNPGGRLVAIVGGGMALDRPAFRGWWADIEGRYRVRANIGIDGTVYGKFGTTFDNQIIVIERDGPTRSESEIITGSGLALEEAYEQLKALSQEDIRGRVLERAQRRGNGGHAGDVPSGNGTQRRPAAGTGGLSPGGRSRGPYADNGRAGDNGSVAHLEPAPAGAAGGVVADADAGTGTRAGGDADRTGSDALLGGEPAPGDAGPAGHEVGQLESGAQSQALRIQAGTVFSEYRVQKAIVRGSQPHPAHVVESTAMASVEPPDAAYRHHIPSEVIIEGRISDLQLEDVVYAGQATEVLLPDGSRKGHWNGDGTGIGKGREVYAFILDQLQQGRCKHVHISASHQLCADAERDRDAVGVPLSIIHQARFKPNEFITAESGILFTTYTMLSSDFDGERPRYRQLIDWLGPDFEGVIAFDEAHLMKNAAVTPHGGRATTDEGTLRGNMGIALQREFPLARVRYFSATGATEARHMAPYERLGLWGDGAPFADFSAFLVAMERGGVAAMEMLCRDLKSVGTYLARTISYGPTYGANGSMVPDSAVEYEPVLHRLSEAERVQYDEIADLWMELLIAFEAGEENACQKRSGGRYAQFYSAQQRFFLQLMMAYTLPDVVPEIEKDLAAGRSVVISLFNTGEAQADRKVRDARAQGVELSELDATPREMIVQLIEKQFPIYQYREETDPKTGNVISVRVLDAAGNPEINRENLRRQKELLDKVADLDFPHNPMDALIGHFGVERVAEISGRTHRWENGRYVRRKLQGVHRRQLNEYETRQFQAGRKRLAVLSGAGATGISVHADMAAKNQQRRVFYAFQLSWSADQQMQAFGRVHRSNQVSAPVIRLALLDLAGQKRLVNAVSKRLAALGALTKGERHSLSGDLFRPEDVTDAYGKAALTRLYRQVQLNEHVDAGIGMRELERMGVLNKEKTAVRDSVASNVEQFLNRIMVLHVEKQNRFFELFYEGYLRAVEAAQRAGAFDFGVEEIRARNLQSLAEPQTLFVDPASGARTTLHELEGEVDVERYTFEEARATRAAEGFCRNRNSGYVYSVAPHFETRPDEVLLGSVKGPRHGVNRFELGDKYEMVDLQEARRWWDDEYARTPATELKRFYILSGAIFPIYDKIVGSSGIQSVKIARAILADGRALVGLNLVASDVPSVKQRLGIGTPLGEASPQEILDLLSGGSVIELDNGWQLTTAWIVGDEVVELVLNGIPANREELRRYGLAEEIIHHKRRWFAVLEDAPAVIAELLVHRRAVRDITAAEEPIGGARDED, encoded by the coding sequence GTGCTTGATTTCGCGTTGCGGTTTGCCGCGATGCTCGAAGCCGATCCATCGATGTCGTTCGACAACCCCGCCATTGAACGGCTGTCCCGAGAAGTGTTCGGAAGCACCGCGGGACATGCCCGCGACGCCTACGACGCGGCCGAAGCGGGGATGAACATCTATCTCAACCGCCTGGGCGTGGATTTCGACGATGTTCCCAGCTCGTTGAAGGTGTTGCTCGCCTTGCAGGACCGGATGCCCAGGCAGACGCGGCGAGACGAGACGCAAATTGAGTTCCAGCAATTCAGCACGCCGCCGGCGGAAGGCTTGCTCGTGGTGAAGGCCGCTGCGCTGTGTTCGGGCATGACGGCGCTCGAACCGAGCGCCGGGACCGGCAACATCGCCGTGCTGGCTCGGCTCGCCGGCGCCGACGTGGACACCAACGAAATCGACGAACGCCGCAAGAACCTGCTTTCACTGCAAGGATTCGAGCCGACGAGCGTCGACGCCGAACGGCTCGACAACCTCTTGCCCGCCGACAAGTTCTATGACGTGATCGTGATGAACCCGCCCTTCTCGGCGACCGGCGGCCGTGTTCGCGGTCACAGCACACAGTTCGCTGCCCGACACGTGGAACAGGCCCTCTTGCGCTTGAACCCCGGCGGGAGATTGGTGGCCATCGTCGGGGGCGGCATGGCCCTGGACCGTCCGGCGTTTCGCGGATGGTGGGCCGACATTGAAGGGCGCTATCGCGTCCGGGCGAACATCGGCATTGATGGCACGGTTTACGGCAAGTTTGGGACGACCTTTGACAACCAGATCATCGTCATCGAGCGTGACGGCCCGACGCGAAGCGAATCGGAGATCATCACCGGTAGCGGTCTAGCACTGGAGGAGGCATATGAACAACTCAAGGCGTTATCGCAGGAGGACATCCGCGGGCGAGTTCTCGAACGCGCTCAGAGAAGAGGCAATGGCGGCCATGCGGGTGATGTTCCATCGGGAAACGGAACCCAACGCCGACCCGCTGCTGGAACTGGTGGCCTGTCTCCTGGAGGACGGAGCCGGGGGCCTTACGCCGACAACGGACGAGCCGGTGACAACGGATCAGTGGCACACCTGGAACCGGCTCCTGCTGGAGCGGCCGGAGGTGTTGTCGCGGATGCTGACGCGGGAACTGGAACGCGAGCAGGCGGCGATGCCGACCGAACCGGAAGCGATGCGCTGCTGGGCGGCGAACCTGCTCCTGGCGACGCTGGACCGGCTGGGCATGAAGTAGGCCAGCTCGAAAGCGGCGCGCAGTCCCAGGCACTTCGCATCCAGGCCGGGACGGTCTTTTCTGAATACCGAGTGCAAAAGGCCATTGTTCGCGGGTCGCAGCCTCATCCGGCCCATGTTGTTGAATCGACGGCCATGGCCTCGGTCGAGCCGCCGGACGCTGCCTACCGCCATCACATCCCGAGCGAAGTGATCATCGAGGGACGGATTTCGGATCTGCAACTGGAAGATGTCGTCTATGCCGGGCAGGCTACAGAGGTGCTGCTGCCCGATGGATCGCGGAAGGGACATTGGAACGGCGACGGCACGGGCATCGGCAAGGGCCGCGAGGTCTATGCCTTCATCCTCGACCAGCTTCAACAGGGACGATGCAAGCATGTCCATATCTCCGCGTCCCACCAGCTCTGCGCCGACGCGGAGCGCGACCGCGACGCCGTCGGCGTACCGCTCTCCATCATCCATCAGGCCCGCTTCAAACCGAATGAGTTCATTACGGCGGAGTCCGGCATCCTCTTTACCACCTACACGATGCTCAGCTCTGACTTCGACGGCGAGCGGCCGCGGTACAGACAGTTAATCGACTGGCTCGGTCCCGACTTTGAAGGCGTCATCGCCTTCGACGAGGCCCACTTGATGAAGAACGCGGCGGTCACGCCGCATGGCGGCAGGGCGACGACCGATGAGGGCACGCTGCGCGGCAACATGGGGATCGCCCTACAACGGGAGTTCCCACTCGCGCGGGTGCGATATTTCAGCGCCACGGGCGCAACGGAGGCCCGCCACATGGCCCCTTACGAGCGGCTGGGGCTCTGGGGTGACGGCGCTCCCTTTGCCGACTTCTCGGCATTCCTCGTGGCCATGGAGCGTGGCGGCGTGGCGGCGATGGAGATGCTCTGCCGCGACCTGAAATCCGTCGGCACCTACCTGGCCCGCACGATCAGCTACGGTCCCACCTATGGTGCCAACGGCAGCATGGTCCCCGACAGCGCCGTGGAATATGAGCCGGTGTTGCACCGCCTGAGCGAGGCGGAGCGGGTGCAGTACGACGAGATCGCCGACCTGTGGATGGAACTCCTGATTGCGTTCGAGGCGGGCGAGGAGAACGCCTGCCAAAAACGCAGCGGAGGCCGTTACGCCCAATTCTATTCCGCCCAGCAGCGCTTCTTCCTGCAACTCATGATGGCCTACACCCTGCCGGACGTGGTCCCGGAGATTGAGAAGGATCTGGCCGCCGGGCGTTCGGTCGTTATAAGCTTGTTCAACACGGGCGAAGCGCAAGCCGACCGCAAGGTGCGGGATGCCCGCGCCCAAGGCGTCGAACTCAGCGAACTGGATGCCACGCCGCGGGAGATGATCGTCCAGCTCATCGAGAAGCAGTTCCCGATCTATCAGTACCGGGAGGAGACCGACCCCAAGACCGGCAACGTCATCAGCGTCCGGGTCCTCGATGCCGCCGGCAATCCGGAGATCAACCGCGAAAACCTCCGGCGTCAGAAGGAGCTGCTCGACAAAGTGGCCGACTTGGACTTCCCGCACAACCCGATGGATGCGCTGATTGGTCATTTTGGCGTCGAGCGGGTCGCAGAGATCAGTGGCCGCACCCATCGCTGGGAGAACGGCCGCTACGTCCGCCGAAAACTCCAGGGCGTCCACCGCCGACAGTTGAACGAGTATGAAACGAGGCAGTTCCAGGCCGGCCGCAAGCGCCTGGCAGTGCTCTCCGGCGCGGGGGCGACCGGCATCAGCGTCCATGCCGACATGGCAGCGAAGAATCAGCAGCGCCGGGTCTTCTACGCCTTCCAGCTCTCGTGGTCAGCCGACCAGCAGATGCAGGCGTTTGGGCGCGTCCATCGCTCGAACCAAGTCTCAGCGCCGGTCATCCGCTTGGCGCTCCTGGACCTGGCGGGCCAAAAGCGACTGGTCAACGCGGTGTCCAAACGACTCGCTGCGCTCGGAGCCTTGACCAAGGGGGAGCGTCACTCGCTCTCGGGCGACCTGTTCCGGCCGGAAGATGTCACTGACGCCTATGGGAAGGCGGCGCTCACGCGGCTGTATCGACAGGTCCAGTTGAACGAACACGTCGATGCCGGCATCGGGATGCGTGAACTGGAACGCATGGGCGTCCTGAACAAGGAGAAGACCGCGGTCCGCGACAGTGTGGCGAGCAATGTCGAGCAGTTCCTGAATCGCATCATGGTGCTCCACGTCGAGAAACAGAACCGATTCTTCGAACTGTTCTATGAGGGCTATCTGCGGGCCGTCGAGGCAGCGCAGCGAGCTGGGGCGTTTGATTTCGGCGTGGAAGAGATCCGGGCGCGGAACCTCCAGAGCCTCGCCGAGCCGCAGACGCTCTTCGTGGACCCAGCATCGGGGGCACGGACGACCCTCCACGAATTGGAGGGCGAGGTGGATGTCGAACGCTATACCTTTGAGGAAGCGCGCGCAACGCGGGCCGCTGAGGGCTTTTGCCGCAATCGAAATAGCGGGTACGTCTATTCAGTCGCACCGCATTTCGAGACGCGTCCGGACGAGGTGCTCCTGGGGTCGGTCAAGGGGCCGCGCCACGGAGTGAACCGCTTTGAATTGGGCGACAAGTACGAGATGGTGGACTTGCAGGAGGCCCGGCGGTGGTGGGATGACGAGTATGCGAGAACGCCGGCGACGGAGTTGAAACGGTTCTACATCCTCAGCGGGGCCATCTTTCCGATCTACGACAAGATCGTGGGTTCCTCCGGCATCCAGAGCGTCAAGATTGCGCGGGCGATTCTTGCGGATGGTCGAGCCTTGGTCGGCCTCAACCTTGTCGCCTCGGACGTACCCAGCGTCAAGCAGAGATTGGGAATCGGGACGCCGCTGGGCGAGGCCTCGCCGCAGGAGATCCTCGACCTGCTGTCCGGAGGCTCGGTCATCGAATTGGACAACGGCTGGCAGCTCACGACGGCGTGGATCGTCGGCGATGAAGTCGTGGAGCTGGTGCTGAACGGGATACCCGCCAACCGCGAGGAACTTCGCCGCTACGGCCTCGCCGAAGAGATCATCCACCACAAGCGGCGGTGGTTCGCGGTCCTGGAGGATGCGCCTGCGGTGATTGCAGAGCTACTCGTACATCGCCGGGCGGTCCGCGATATCACGGCGGCGGAAGAGCCGATTGGTGGAGCGCGAGACGAGGATTAG
- a CDS encoding ImmA/IrrE family metallo-endopeptidase gives MPAPAFGKIFEPKPGLLRTDRAAWNCIERCCAKLGLQEVPAPIPVELWIESALDIRFGVADLTYIGEDVLGAAFVRDREILVSDRITHEGCFRFTCAHELGHLLLHRQHAEVFHETLELPYLEATRLERQADCFAAAFLMSIPTLERELIGICQAEELDTDYCLTELMMPTVRSEWLWRTIFLPAMMKRFGVSKTAAIIRCRDLRLLSHPTREFMPIRFGGVLRERATAPELQWMRIEDGRPVVVRTSSGADLYRHR, from the coding sequence ATGCCCGCGCCAGCATTTGGAAAGATATTCGAGCCCAAGCCCGGACTTCTCCGGACAGACCGCGCCGCGTGGAATTGCATTGAGCGGTGCTGCGCGAAGCTCGGCTTGCAGGAGGTCCCCGCCCCCATCCCCGTCGAACTATGGATCGAGTCGGCCCTAGACATCCGCTTCGGCGTCGCGGATTTGACATACATCGGCGAGGACGTGCTCGGGGCGGCCTTTGTCCGCGACCGCGAGATCCTCGTGTCCGACCGGATCACGCACGAGGGTTGCTTTCGCTTTACCTGCGCCCATGAACTGGGTCACCTGCTTCTACATCGCCAGCACGCCGAGGTCTTTCACGAAACCCTGGAACTTCCCTACCTCGAAGCGACTCGCCTGGAGCGGCAGGCGGATTGCTTCGCCGCGGCCTTCCTGATGTCCATTCCCACCCTGGAGCGAGAATTGATCGGGATCTGCCAGGCGGAGGAACTTGATACCGACTATTGCCTGACCGAGCTGATGATGCCCACGGTCCGGTCCGAGTGGCTTTGGCGGACGATTTTTCTCCCAGCGATGATGAAGCGCTTCGGGGTGTCCAAGACGGCAGCCATCATTCGCTGCCGTGATTTGCGTCTCCTCTCGCACCCGACGCGCGAGTTCATGCCCATCCGTTTCGGTGGCGTCCTGCGCGAACGTGCTACCGCCCCGGAGCTTCAGTGGATGCGTATCGAGGATGGACGTCCGGTTGTCGTGCGTACAAGTTCTGGTGCGGACTTATACAGACACAGGTGA
- a CDS encoding helix-turn-helix transcriptional regulator codes for MPRKNQSSVPQEIGDVLRARRTDVLQKGLREMAKLLGITPPHLTDIEKGRRRPSDDLLLRISRQYDIPEADLRSGWNRAATIVEQIATQDPLAAEKVPELLRKARGLSSSSQWDDLIKYAAQISKRKPK; via the coding sequence ATGCCCCGAAAAAATCAATCTTCCGTCCCCCAGGAAATCGGCGATGTCCTCAGAGCCCGCCGCACCGACGTGCTCCAGAAGGGACTCCGGGAAATGGCCAAGCTCTTGGGCATCACGCCGCCGCACCTGACGGACATCGAGAAGGGCCGGCGAAGACCCTCCGACGACCTGCTCCTCCGAATCAGCCGGCAATACGACATCCCCGAGGCCGACCTGCGGTCCGGTTGGAATCGGGCAGCCACAATTGTCGAACAGATTGCTACACAAGACCCGCTGGCCGCCGAGAAGGTCCCCGAACTGCTTCGCAAGGCCCGGGGGCTCTCCTCCTCCTCCCAATGGGATGACCTGATCAAATACGCGGCCCAGATATCCAAACGGAAGCCCAAGTAA
- a CDS encoding nucleotidyl transferase AbiEii/AbiGii toxin family protein, whose translation MAKSFGTPAAFKQALEARLKKAADARGVPVNSLRLKFVIERLLARLFAKPSPPWLLKGGYALELRYRPKARTTTDIDLTVKEAGDAALMQRLDAIRDELQDAADADLGDFLEFRIGASCGELPGPPEGGSRFPVEALLAGRNYGRFHIDVGFGDAVIGDPEILAGDDFLSFVGIAPAKAIAIPRAQQFAEKLHAYTYPWTDRPNTRTKDLVDMLLLIEKGLAPDDELRRAIHATFDTRKRQAVPHDLVVPPDSWQEDFAAMAREVDLSTSDITLGFNNLTDFWRKVRNKNR comes from the coding sequence ATGGCGAAATCCTTCGGCACGCCCGCAGCTTTCAAACAAGCGCTTGAAGCTCGTCTCAAGAAGGCTGCCGACGCCCGCGGCGTTCCTGTCAATAGCCTTCGCCTCAAGTTTGTCATCGAGCGCTTGCTTGCGCGGCTCTTCGCCAAGCCGAGTCCGCCGTGGCTTCTCAAAGGCGGCTACGCCCTCGAACTTCGTTACCGTCCAAAGGCCAGAACCACGACAGACATCGACCTGACCGTAAAGGAAGCGGGTGATGCGGCCCTTATGCAAAGGCTCGATGCGATTCGCGACGAACTTCAAGATGCCGCCGACGCGGATCTGGGAGACTTTCTGGAGTTTCGTATCGGAGCCTCGTGCGGAGAACTTCCCGGACCGCCTGAAGGCGGGTCCCGTTTCCCCGTGGAAGCATTGCTCGCGGGCCGCAACTACGGTCGGTTCCATATCGATGTGGGATTTGGTGACGCCGTAATCGGCGATCCGGAGATCTTGGCGGGCGACGACTTCCTGAGTTTCGTGGGCATCGCTCCCGCGAAAGCTATCGCTATCCCCCGCGCACAGCAGTTCGCCGAAAAGCTCCACGCCTACACTTATCCATGGACCGACCGGCCCAACACCAGAACCAAGGACCTCGTGGACATGCTGCTCCTCATCGAAAAAGGGCTCGCTCCCGACGATGAGCTACGGCGGGCCATTCACGCGACGTTCGACACCAGGAAACGACAAGCGGTCCCGCACGACCTCGTGGTTCCTCCGGATAGTTGGCAAGAGGACTTCGCCGCGATGGCCAGAGAGGTGGATCTCTCCACGTCAGATATTACTCTCGGATTCAACAATCTCACCGATTTCTGGCGCAAGGTCCGCAACAAGAATCGCTGA
- a CDS encoding type IV toxin-antitoxin system AbiEi family antitoxin domain-containing protein: MARKSSNALRRDIHAVATSQGGYFTTNQAAQIGYDRRRLVYHVKARNFERAGHGLYRISTLPPSENDDLVRLSLWSRGRNDRPQAVVSHETALGLHGLSELIPSKTHLSVPKSFRKRPPKGCVLHKSTLTKNDWNEHEGFKVTTPLRTLLDVAASDTVPQEQLDKAVSEALERGLIRKAKVLDSMRGHPAEMRLSRSLRKKR; encoded by the coding sequence ATGGCCAGAAAAAGCTCAAATGCCCTTCGACGCGACATCCATGCCGTAGCTACTTCGCAAGGTGGATATTTCACCACGAACCAAGCAGCCCAAATCGGATATGACCGTAGGCGACTTGTCTACCATGTCAAAGCTCGGAACTTCGAACGGGCCGGACACGGCCTATACAGAATCTCCACTCTCCCGCCCTCCGAAAACGACGACCTGGTACGTCTGTCTCTCTGGAGTCGCGGACGGAATGACAGGCCCCAAGCCGTTGTTTCGCACGAAACCGCCCTTGGCCTTCACGGCCTCAGTGAACTCATCCCGTCCAAGACCCATCTCTCCGTGCCGAAGAGTTTCCGGAAGAGACCCCCGAAGGGGTGCGTGCTTCACAAATCTACGCTGACTAAGAATGATTGGAATGAACATGAGGGATTCAAAGTCACCACCCCCCTTCGTACCCTCCTCGACGTTGCCGCGTCGGACACGGTTCCTCAAGAGCAGCTCGATAAGGCTGTCTCGGAGGCACTGGAGCGCGGACTGATCCGAAAGGCGAAGGTCTTGGACTCCATGCGCGGCCATCCCGCCGAAATGCGGCTGTCGCGATCACTTCGGAAGAAGCGATAA